The Elgaria multicarinata webbii isolate HBS135686 ecotype San Diego chromosome 4, rElgMul1.1.pri, whole genome shotgun sequence genome contains a region encoding:
- the TBXT gene encoding T-box transcription factor T isoform X3: MTSPNTDSSGKSLQYRVDHLLSAVENELQAGSEKGDPTERELRVTLEDSELWLRFKELTNEMIVTKNGRRMFPVLKASVSGLDPNAMYSFLLDFVAADNHRWKYVNGEWVPGGKPEPQAPSCVYIHPDSPNFGAHWMKAPVSFSKVKLTNKLNGGGQIMLNSLHKYEPRIHIVRVGGPQRMITSHSFPETQFIAVTAYQNEEITALKIKYNPFAKAFLDAKERSDHKDMMDEVGDGQQSGYSQSSYGDSSSACLSMLQSHDNWSSLGVPPPTSMLPMSHSSGPPTSSSQYPNLWSVSNSTISPVSQSSGMSTGIGSQFLRGSATHYPTLPHSVATTSTGSPLYDSGTPTDIADSQYDTSVHARLASTWTPVTTPSM, encoded by the exons atgACTTCTCCGAATACGGACAGCTCTGGCAAAAGCCTGCAGTACCGGGTGGATCATCTGCTGAGCGCTGTGGAGAACGAGCTGCAGGCGGGCAGCGAGAAGGGAGACCCTACCGAGAGGGAGCTACGAGTCACCCTGGAGGACAGTGAGCTGTGGTTGCGTTTCAAGGAGCTCACCAACGAGATGATCGTCACCAAAAACGGCAG GCGAATGTTCCCGGTGCTGAAGGCGAGCGTGTCTGGCCTCGACCCCAACGCCATGTACTCCTTCCTGCTGGACTTCGTGGCCGCCGACAACCACCGCTGGAAGTACGTGAACGGCGAGTGGGTGCCGGGCGGCAAGCCTGAGCCGCAGGCCCCCAGCTGCGTCTACATCCACCCGGACTCGCCCAATTTCGGCGCGCACTGGATGAAGGCGCCCGTTTCCTTCAGCAAGGTCAAACTCACCAATAAGCTCAACGGGGGAGGCCAG ATCATGTTGAACTCCTTGCACAAATATGAGCCTAGGATTCATATAGTACGAGTTGGTGGCCCTCAGCGGATGATCACCAGCCATTCTTTCCCAGAGACCCAGTTTATAGCTGTGACAGCTTATCAAAATGAGGAG atAACAGCTTTAAAAATTAAGTACAATCCATTTGCAAAAGCGTTTCTTGATGCAAAAGAAAG AAGTGATCACAAAGATATGATGGATGAAGTGGGTGACGGTCAGCAGTCAGGGTATTCTCAAT CATCCTATGGTGACAGTTCCTCAGCCTGTCTTTCTATGCTCCAATCTCATGACAATTGGTCCAGCTTAGGAGTCCCACCTCCAACAAGTATGCTGCCTATGAGTCACAGCAGCGGTCCACCAACTAGCTCCAG CCAGTATCCCAACTTGTGGTCAGTGAGCAACAGCACCATCTCACCTGTGTCACAATCAAGTGGGATGTCTACTGGGATAGGGTCCCAGTTTTTGCGAGGCTCTGCTACCCACTACCCCACCCTTCCTCATTCAGTCGCCACCACTTCCACAGGATCTCCATTGTATGACAGTGGGACGCCTACAGACATTGCCGACAGTCAGTATGATACCTCAGTGCATGCCAGACTTGCTTCCACGTGGACTCCTGTCACAACTCCTTCTATGTAG
- the TBXT gene encoding T-box transcription factor T isoform X2 has product MTSPNTDSSGKSLQYRVDHLLSAVENELQAGSEKGDPTERELRVTLEDSELWLRFKELTNEMIVTKNGRRMFPVLKASVSGLDPNAMYSFLLDFVAADNHRWKYVNGEWVPGGKPEPQAPSCVYIHPDSPNFGAHWMKAPVSFSKVKLTNKLNGGGQIMLNSLHKYEPRIHIVRVGGPQRMITSHSFPETQFIAVTAYQNEEITALKIKYNPFAKAFLDAKERSDHKDMMDEVGDGQQSGYSQCGWLIPGTGTLCPPTNSHPQFGTSLSLSPAHSCERYSSLRNHRPAPYPNPYTHRTNSPTSYGDSSSACLSMLQSHDNWSSLGVPPPTSMLPMSHSSGPPTSSSQYPNLWSVSNSTISPVSQSSGMSTGIGSQFLRGSATHYPTLPHSVATTSTGSPLYDSGTPTDIADSQYDTSVHARLASTWTPVTTPSM; this is encoded by the exons atgACTTCTCCGAATACGGACAGCTCTGGCAAAAGCCTGCAGTACCGGGTGGATCATCTGCTGAGCGCTGTGGAGAACGAGCTGCAGGCGGGCAGCGAGAAGGGAGACCCTACCGAGAGGGAGCTACGAGTCACCCTGGAGGACAGTGAGCTGTGGTTGCGTTTCAAGGAGCTCACCAACGAGATGATCGTCACCAAAAACGGCAG GCGAATGTTCCCGGTGCTGAAGGCGAGCGTGTCTGGCCTCGACCCCAACGCCATGTACTCCTTCCTGCTGGACTTCGTGGCCGCCGACAACCACCGCTGGAAGTACGTGAACGGCGAGTGGGTGCCGGGCGGCAAGCCTGAGCCGCAGGCCCCCAGCTGCGTCTACATCCACCCGGACTCGCCCAATTTCGGCGCGCACTGGATGAAGGCGCCCGTTTCCTTCAGCAAGGTCAAACTCACCAATAAGCTCAACGGGGGAGGCCAG ATCATGTTGAACTCCTTGCACAAATATGAGCCTAGGATTCATATAGTACGAGTTGGTGGCCCTCAGCGGATGATCACCAGCCATTCTTTCCCAGAGACCCAGTTTATAGCTGTGACAGCTTATCAAAATGAGGAG atAACAGCTTTAAAAATTAAGTACAATCCATTTGCAAAAGCGTTTCTTGATGCAAAAGAAAG AAGTGATCACAAAGATATGATGGATGAAGTGGGTGACGGTCAGCAGTCAGGGTATTCTCAAT GTGGTTGGCTGATTCCTGGAACAGGGACTCTGTGTCCTCCTACCAATTCTCACCCACAGTTTGGaacatctctgtctctctcccctgcTCACAGCTGTGAAAGGTATTCATCACTGAGGAATCACCGCCCTGCCCCTTACCCAAATCCATACACTCATAGAACCAATTCCCCAA CATCCTATGGTGACAGTTCCTCAGCCTGTCTTTCTATGCTCCAATCTCATGACAATTGGTCCAGCTTAGGAGTCCCACCTCCAACAAGTATGCTGCCTATGAGTCACAGCAGCGGTCCACCAACTAGCTCCAG CCAGTATCCCAACTTGTGGTCAGTGAGCAACAGCACCATCTCACCTGTGTCACAATCAAGTGGGATGTCTACTGGGATAGGGTCCCAGTTTTTGCGAGGCTCTGCTACCCACTACCCCACCCTTCCTCATTCAGTCGCCACCACTTCCACAGGATCTCCATTGTATGACAGTGGGACGCCTACAGACATTGCCGACAGTCAGTATGATACCTCAGTGCATGCCAGACTTGCTTCCACGTGGACTCCTGTCACAACTCCTTCTATGTAG
- the TBXT gene encoding T-box transcription factor T isoform X1, giving the protein MTSPNTDSSGKSLQYRVDHLLSAVENELQAGSEKGDPTERELRVTLEDSELWLRFKELTNEMIVTKNGRRMFPVLKASVSGLDPNAMYSFLLDFVAADNHRWKYVNGEWVPGGKPEPQAPSCVYIHPDSPNFGAHWMKAPVSFSKVKLTNKLNGGGQIMLNSLHKYEPRIHIVRVGGPQRMITSHSFPETQFIAVTAYQNEEITALKIKYNPFAKAFLDAKERSDHKDMMDEVGDGQQSGYSQLGGWLIPGTGTLCPPTNSHPQFGTSLSLSPAHSCERYSSLRNHRPAPYPNPYTHRTNSPTSYGDSSSACLSMLQSHDNWSSLGVPPPTSMLPMSHSSGPPTSSSQYPNLWSVSNSTISPVSQSSGMSTGIGSQFLRGSATHYPTLPHSVATTSTGSPLYDSGTPTDIADSQYDTSVHARLASTWTPVTTPSM; this is encoded by the exons atgACTTCTCCGAATACGGACAGCTCTGGCAAAAGCCTGCAGTACCGGGTGGATCATCTGCTGAGCGCTGTGGAGAACGAGCTGCAGGCGGGCAGCGAGAAGGGAGACCCTACCGAGAGGGAGCTACGAGTCACCCTGGAGGACAGTGAGCTGTGGTTGCGTTTCAAGGAGCTCACCAACGAGATGATCGTCACCAAAAACGGCAG GCGAATGTTCCCGGTGCTGAAGGCGAGCGTGTCTGGCCTCGACCCCAACGCCATGTACTCCTTCCTGCTGGACTTCGTGGCCGCCGACAACCACCGCTGGAAGTACGTGAACGGCGAGTGGGTGCCGGGCGGCAAGCCTGAGCCGCAGGCCCCCAGCTGCGTCTACATCCACCCGGACTCGCCCAATTTCGGCGCGCACTGGATGAAGGCGCCCGTTTCCTTCAGCAAGGTCAAACTCACCAATAAGCTCAACGGGGGAGGCCAG ATCATGTTGAACTCCTTGCACAAATATGAGCCTAGGATTCATATAGTACGAGTTGGTGGCCCTCAGCGGATGATCACCAGCCATTCTTTCCCAGAGACCCAGTTTATAGCTGTGACAGCTTATCAAAATGAGGAG atAACAGCTTTAAAAATTAAGTACAATCCATTTGCAAAAGCGTTTCTTGATGCAAAAGAAAG AAGTGATCACAAAGATATGATGGATGAAGTGGGTGACGGTCAGCAGTCAGGGTATTCTCAAT TAGGTGGTTGGCTGATTCCTGGAACAGGGACTCTGTGTCCTCCTACCAATTCTCACCCACAGTTTGGaacatctctgtctctctcccctgcTCACAGCTGTGAAAGGTATTCATCACTGAGGAATCACCGCCCTGCCCCTTACCCAAATCCATACACTCATAGAACCAATTCCCCAA CATCCTATGGTGACAGTTCCTCAGCCTGTCTTTCTATGCTCCAATCTCATGACAATTGGTCCAGCTTAGGAGTCCCACCTCCAACAAGTATGCTGCCTATGAGTCACAGCAGCGGTCCACCAACTAGCTCCAG CCAGTATCCCAACTTGTGGTCAGTGAGCAACAGCACCATCTCACCTGTGTCACAATCAAGTGGGATGTCTACTGGGATAGGGTCCCAGTTTTTGCGAGGCTCTGCTACCCACTACCCCACCCTTCCTCATTCAGTCGCCACCACTTCCACAGGATCTCCATTGTATGACAGTGGGACGCCTACAGACATTGCCGACAGTCAGTATGATACCTCAGTGCATGCCAGACTTGCTTCCACGTGGACTCCTGTCACAACTCCTTCTATGTAG